Proteins encoded by one window of Salvia splendens isolate huo1 chromosome 14, SspV2, whole genome shotgun sequence:
- the LOC121763838 gene encoding uncharacterized protein LOC121763838 isoform X1, whose translation MVAISLYKGNLHKVTGVPHRWPSPAPKISLKEFKILLRRGARALSRVPTVSNPNPSSAPAQNSNHSCGNFGPNPVRNTATGIGVGNHVDNFCSNSDLIVREHFMKGEGEKEVDEISIDGGGKGCLRKLVEKDNVLAVKEDAETVMNDRAPEAPLNKAVEKVNMENAAIDADKRTKEVKEKLEVLNEKKHSLVQVLKQILSAEEHT comes from the exons ATGGTGGCGATATCACTGTACAAAGGCAACCTCCACAAAGTGACCGGCGTGCCTCACCGATGGCCGAGCCCCGCCCCCAAAATTTCACTCAAAGAATTCAAAATCCTCCTTCGCCGCGGAGCTAGAGCCCTTTCCCGGGTACCAACGGTTTCGAACCCTAATCCTTCATCCGCCCCCGCCCAAAATTCCAACCACAGCTGTGGCAATTTTGGTCCGAACCCCGTGCGTAATACAGCTACTGGAATTGGTGTTGGTAATCATGTCGATAATTTCTGCTCGAATTCTGACTTGATTGTAAGGGAGCACTTCATGAAGGGGGAAGGGGAGAAGGAGGTGGATGAGATTTCGATAGATGGAGGAGGAAAGGGGTGTTTGCGaaaattggtggagaaggataATGTTTTGGCGGTGAAGGAGGATGCGGAGACTGTCATGAACGACCGTGCACCAGAGGCTCCGCTGAATAAGGCGGTCGAG AAAGTCAACATGGAAAATGCTGCAATTGATGCGGATAAAAGAACCAAGGAGGTTAAGGAGAAGTTGGAAGTTTTAAATGAGAAAAAGCATAGTCTAGTACAAGTACTTAAACAG ATTCTGAGTGCAGAAGAGCACACTTAA
- the LOC121763838 gene encoding uncharacterized protein LOC121763838 isoform X2, whose translation MVAISLYKGNLHKVTGVPHRWPSPAPKISLKEFKILLRRGARALSRVPTVSNPNPSSAPAQNSNHSCGNFGPNPVRNTATGIGVGNHVDNFCSNSDLIVREHFMKGEGEKEVDEISIDGGGKGCLRKLVEKDNVLAVKEDAETVMNDRAPEAPLNKAVEFGLKDYYKARKYVVELGKIFFWEIFE comes from the exons ATGGTGGCGATATCACTGTACAAAGGCAACCTCCACAAAGTGACCGGCGTGCCTCACCGATGGCCGAGCCCCGCCCCCAAAATTTCACTCAAAGAATTCAAAATCCTCCTTCGCCGCGGAGCTAGAGCCCTTTCCCGGGTACCAACGGTTTCGAACCCTAATCCTTCATCCGCCCCCGCCCAAAATTCCAACCACAGCTGTGGCAATTTTGGTCCGAACCCCGTGCGTAATACAGCTACTGGAATTGGTGTTGGTAATCATGTCGATAATTTCTGCTCGAATTCTGACTTGATTGTAAGGGAGCACTTCATGAAGGGGGAAGGGGAGAAGGAGGTGGATGAGATTTCGATAGATGGAGGAGGAAAGGGGTGTTTGCGaaaattggtggagaaggataATGTTTTGGCGGTGAAGGAGGATGCGGAGACTGTCATGAACGACCGTGCACCAGAGGCTCCGCTGAATAAGGCGGTCGAG TTTGGGTTAAAAGATTACTACAAAGCAAGGAAATATGTAGTAGAGCTGGGAAAAATTTTCTTTTGGGAGATCTTTGAATAA
- the LOC121764780 gene encoding transcription factor MYB61-like isoform X2, producing MVKNSSGDAEAKMAAAFASKQRGIGQRRSGKKWSNNQKPDPKVTSFTPQEEDLIIQLHSVVGSRWTIIAQQLGERTESDVKNVWNSKLKKKLSAMGIDPVTHKPFSQILADYGSMGAFPATRHHDLSRGFKGKALPSVNAEVSVGNQEASSFSWSDFFLEEAFAAQEYDEVLGEGKIDGGGGGGFEAAAATTSSAFVEAMIGKQDEMCSQLPCFYEEPFYY from the exons ATGGTAAAAAACAGCAGCGGAGATGCAGAAGCAAAAATGGCTGCGGCTTTTGCTTCCAAGCAGCGAGGAATAG GGCAGAGAAGAAGTGGGAAGAAATGGAGCAATAATCAAAAGCCTGATCCAAAGGTCACAAGCTTCACCCCTCAGGAAGAGGATCTGATCATCCAGCTGCACTCCGTGGTCGGAAGCAG GTGGACTATCATAGCCCAACAACTGGGAGAAAGGACGGAGAGCGACGTCAAAAATGTATGGAACAGCAAACTGAAGAAGAAGCTGTCGGCAATGGGGATCGATCCGGTGACTCACAAGCCCTTTTCGCAGATCTTGGCCGATTACGGCAGCATGGGCGCGTTTCCGGCCACGCGCCACCACGATCTCTCGAGGGGCTTCAAAGGGAAGGCGCTGCCATCTGTGAATGCGGAGGTCTCGGTTGGGAATCAAGAGGCGTCGAGCTTTAGCTGGAGTGATTTCTTTCTGGAGGAGGCGTTTGCGGCGCAAGAATATGATGAGGTTTTGGGAGAGGGGAAGATTGAtggcggtggtggaggcggctttgaagcggcggcggcgacgacgtcGTCTGCGTTTGTGGAAGCGATGATTGGGAAGCAAGATGAGATGTGCTCGCAGCTGCCTTGCTTCTATGAGGAGCCATTTTACTATTGA
- the LOC121764780 gene encoding transcription factor MYB61-like isoform X1: MVKNSSGDAEAKMAAAFASKQRGIGNWTTCSKRSGQRRSGKKWSNNQKPDPKVTSFTPQEEDLIIQLHSVVGSRWTIIAQQLGERTESDVKNVWNSKLKKKLSAMGIDPVTHKPFSQILADYGSMGAFPATRHHDLSRGFKGKALPSVNAEVSVGNQEASSFSWSDFFLEEAFAAQEYDEVLGEGKIDGGGGGGFEAAAATTSSAFVEAMIGKQDEMCSQLPCFYEEPFYY; the protein is encoded by the exons ATGGTAAAAAACAGCAGCGGAGATGCAGAAGCAAAAATGGCTGCGGCTTTTGCTTCCAAGCAGCGAGGAATAGGTAACTGGACAACTTGTTCCAAGAGATCAg GGCAGAGAAGAAGTGGGAAGAAATGGAGCAATAATCAAAAGCCTGATCCAAAGGTCACAAGCTTCACCCCTCAGGAAGAGGATCTGATCATCCAGCTGCACTCCGTGGTCGGAAGCAG GTGGACTATCATAGCCCAACAACTGGGAGAAAGGACGGAGAGCGACGTCAAAAATGTATGGAACAGCAAACTGAAGAAGAAGCTGTCGGCAATGGGGATCGATCCGGTGACTCACAAGCCCTTTTCGCAGATCTTGGCCGATTACGGCAGCATGGGCGCGTTTCCGGCCACGCGCCACCACGATCTCTCGAGGGGCTTCAAAGGGAAGGCGCTGCCATCTGTGAATGCGGAGGTCTCGGTTGGGAATCAAGAGGCGTCGAGCTTTAGCTGGAGTGATTTCTTTCTGGAGGAGGCGTTTGCGGCGCAAGAATATGATGAGGTTTTGGGAGAGGGGAAGATTGAtggcggtggtggaggcggctttgaagcggcggcggcgacgacgtcGTCTGCGTTTGTGGAAGCGATGATTGGGAAGCAAGATGAGATGTGCTCGCAGCTGCCTTGCTTCTATGAGGAGCCATTTTACTATTGA